In one Gossypium hirsutum isolate 1008001.06 chromosome D09, Gossypium_hirsutum_v2.1, whole genome shotgun sequence genomic region, the following are encoded:
- the LOC107892453 gene encoding pectinesterase inhibitor 11, translating into MVDCIAGLTDLVQKLQMSTKVMDEGGKDNGVVRVDDSNDVIQVEMNDIQMWVNMGLEEEETCKNGLANMDVKGKVNKGIRKGIVNVAHLTSNALAFVKSFAFAHN; encoded by the coding sequence ATGGTAGATTGCATTGCAGGTTTAACTGATTTAGTGCAGAAGTTGCAAATGTCTACTAAGGTGATGGACGAGGGGGGCAAAGACAACGGCGTCGTCCGGGTAGATGACTCCAATGATGTTATTCAGGTTGAAATGAACGATATTCAGATGTGGGTTAACATGGGTTTGGAGGAAGAGGAGACTTGCAAGAACGGATTGGCTAATATGGATGTAAAAGGTAAGGTGAATAAAGGAATTAGGAAAGGCATCGTTAATGTCGCACATTTGACAAGCAATGCTTTGGCCTTCGTTAAGAGTTTTGCCTTCGCTCACAACTGA
- the LOC107890655 gene encoding hsp70-Hsp90 organizing protein 3, giving the protein MADEAKAKGNAAFSSGDFNTAVKHFTEAINLSPTNHVLYSNRSAAYASLHQYDAALSDAKKTVDLKPDWSKGYSRLGAAHLGLHQYEDAVSAYKKGIEIDPNNEALKSGLADAQSTATASASRARAAPPPNLFGDAFQGPEMWAKLTADPTTRVFLQQPDFVKAMQEIQRNPSKLNEHLQDQRVMQALGVLLNVKFKAGGGDDMEVPEADSSPAPSQPAKQESKKPDPVPEPEPEPMEITEEKEKKEKKEKALKEKETGNAAYKKKDFETAIQHYTKAMEIDDEDISYITNRAAVYLEMGKYEDCIKDCEKAVERGRELRADYKMIAKALTRKGTALVKMAKCSKDYEPAIETFQKALTEHRNPDTLKKLNDAEKAKKELEQQEYFDPKIADEDREKGNESFKQQKYPEAVKHYTESLRRNPKDPKAYSNRAACYTKLGALPEGLKDAEKCIELDPTFSKGYTRKGAVQFFMKEYDKALETYQEGLKHDPNNQELLDGVRRCVEQINRASRGDFSPEELKERQAKAMQDPEIQNILSDPVMRQVLVDFQENPKAAQEHTKNPMVMNKIQKLVTAGIVQLR; this is encoded by the exons ATGGCCGATGAAGCTAAAGCCAAAGGCAACGCCGCCTTTTCTTCCGGCGATTTCAACACCGCTGTCAAACACTTCACCGAAGCTATAAACCTTTCCCCGACCAACCACGTACTTTATTCTAATCGCTCCGCCGCTTACGCTTCCCTCCATCAATACGATGCTGCATTATCCGACGCTAAGAAAACCGTCGACCTTAAACCCGACTGGTCCAAAGGTTACAGCAGGCTCGGTGCCGCTCACCTCGGTTTGCACCAATACGAAGACGCTGTTTCGGCCTATAAAAAGGGTATTGAGATTGATCCTAACAATGAAGCATTGAAATCCGGCTTGGCCGATGCTCAGTCGACTGCGACGGCTTCGGCTTCCCGAGCTAGGGCAGCGCCGCCGCCCAATCTATTTGGTGACGCTTTTCAGGGACCGGAGATGTGGGCTAAGTTGACGGCGGATCCGACTACTAGGGTTTTTTTACAGCAGCCGGATTTTGTTAAAGCGATGCAGGAGATTCAGAGAAATCCTAGCAAATTGAATGAGCATTTGCAAGACCAGAGAGTTATGCAAGCTCTGGGGGTTTTGTTGAATGTTAAGTTTAAGGCTGGTGGCGGGGATGACATGGAGGTTCCAGAGGCGGACTCATCTCCGGCGCCGTCGCAGCCTGCTAAGCAAGAGTCGAAGAAGCCGGACCCTGTGCCTGAACCAGAACCAGAACCGATGGAAATCACggaagagaaggagaagaaggagaagaaagaaaaggctTTAAAGGAAAAGGAGACTGGAAATGCTGCTTATAAGAAGAAAGACTTCGAGACGGCTATTCAACATTACACCAAAGCAATGGAGATCGATGATGAAGATATTTCATACATTACCAATCGGGCTGCTGTTTATTTGGAAATGGGCAAG TATGAAGACTGCATTAAGGATTGTGAGAAGGCTGTTGAAAGAGGTAGAGAGCTCAGAGCAGACTATAAAATGATAGCGAAAGCTTTGACTAGGAAGGGAACTGCTTTGGTGAAGATGGCGAAATGCTCAAAAGATTATGAACCAGCCATCGAGACTTTCCAGAAAGCTCTTACTGAGCATCGCAATCCTGACACGTTGAAGAAACTAAATGATGCTGAAAAAGCCAAGAAAGAACTAGAGCAGCAAGAATATTTTGATCCAAAGATAGCTGATGAGGACCGTGAGAAAG GGAATGAAAGTTTCAAACAGCAGAAGTATCCAGAGGCTGTGAAGCATTATACCGAGTCATTGAGACGAAACCCCAAAGATCCAAAG GCATACAGCAATAGAGCAGCATGCTACACGAAATTGGGCGCTTTGCCTGAGGGATTGAAAGATGCTGAGAAGTGCATTGAGCTAGATCCAACATTTTCAAAGGGTTACACAAGAAAGGGAGCTGTTCAGTTCTTCATGAAGGAGTATGACAAAGCTTTAGAAACATACCAAGAAGGGTTGAAGCATGATCCGAATAACCAGGAATTGCTTGATGGTGTTAGAAG GTGTGTAGAACAGATTAACAGAGCTAGTCGAGGTGATTTCAGCCCTGAAGAATTGAAGGAAAGACAG GCCAAGGCAATGCAAGATCCAGAAATTCAAAACATTCTATCGGATCCAGTCATGAGACAG GTGTTGGTTGATTTTCAGGAGAACCCAAAGGCAGCGCAGGAGCACACCAAGAATCCTATGGTGATGAACAAGATTCAAAAGCTGGTCACTGCTGGTATTGTCCAACTGAGATAA
- the LOC107890656 gene encoding auxin-responsive protein SAUR36, with protein MKKIRGFKLGSKLVKVFKWIIRPGSRNYRSSFLRPRIRCCNLLSRICSFARFLRCRTTGLCNSDSGPGYVRLGEEGMERVGGVPKGHVAVYVEESGGDKRRVVVPVIYFNHPLFEELLKESEQIYGFNRSGGITLACRISEFEKVKMRIADWDHCRRRKHRGC; from the coding sequence atgaagaaaattaGAGGGTTCAAGCTTGGAAGTAAGCTAGTGAAAGTTTTCAAATGGATAATCCGACCCGGAAGTAGAAATTATAGGAGCAGTTTCTTGAGACCTCGGATCAGATGCTGCAACCTGTTATCTCGAATCTGCTCTTTTGCCCGGTTTCTTCGATGTCGAACGACGGGGCTCTGTAATTCGGATTCGGGTCCGGGGTATGTCCGATTGGGTGAGGAGGGAATGGAGAGAGTTGGCGGGGTACCGAAGGGGCATGTTGCGGTGTACGTGGAGGAATCAGGAGGTGACAAGAGGAGGGTGGTGGTGCctgttatttattttaaccacCCGCTGTTTGAAGAGCTGTTGAAGGAGTCGGAGCAGATTTACGGGTTCAATCGATCGGGAGGTATCACATTGGCTTGTAGGATTTCGGAGTTTGAGAAGGTTAAGATGAGAATTGCCGATTGGGACCATTGCCGACGCAGAAAACATCGTGGCTGTTAA